One genomic segment of [Phormidium] sp. ETS-05 includes these proteins:
- a CDS encoding glycosyltransferase, translating into MSGENGLQRIYFSEAMKKRLTFLIRSLENGGAEKQLITLVKNLDQKKFDLSLICFYGGGVLEKEIEKNSHIRLISLEKKGRWDLVKFWYRLFFYITEIQPDILYGYLGASHLMTILLKIFNPSTLMVWGVRSSYVDFSRYDWLESFIFKLQCFFSRFADLIIVNSYAGRDYHVGHGFPNSKMIVVPNGIDTDRYQPKPDLRAKVRSEWGVARETFLIGRIGRLDPMKDYPTFLKAAALFYKQRKDARFVCVGSGTDNYLDELLQLAKQLGIAEQVIWAGSRSDMPAVYSALDIACSSSYGEGFPNVIGEAMACGVPCVVTNVGDSAWIVGDTGIIVTPQDPEALASALLSCGERNLDEMGQKARIRIVENFSVDQLVKQTTEVLWQKV; encoded by the coding sequence TTGTCTGGGGAAAATGGGTTGCAACGAATTTATTTTTCAGAAGCAATGAAGAAACGTTTAACCTTTTTAATACGTTCTTTAGAAAATGGGGGGGCAGAAAAACAACTGATAACTCTGGTCAAAAATCTTGATCAAAAAAAATTTGACTTATCATTAATCTGTTTTTATGGTGGAGGAGTTTTAGAAAAAGAGATAGAAAAAAATAGTCATATTAGACTTATTTCCTTAGAAAAAAAAGGACGTTGGGATTTGGTTAAATTTTGGTATAGATTATTTTTTTATATTACAGAAATACAACCCGATATCTTGTATGGCTATTTGGGTGCTTCACACTTAATGACAATTTTATTAAAAATATTTAATCCTTCAACGTTAATGGTTTGGGGAGTGCGGTCGTCATATGTAGATTTCAGCCGCTATGATTGGCTAGAAAGTTTTATTTTTAAATTACAGTGTTTTTTTTCTCGGTTTGCCGATTTGATTATTGTAAACTCTTATGCAGGTAGAGACTATCATGTGGGTCATGGATTTCCCAACTCAAAAATGATAGTGGTGCCCAACGGAATTGATACCGATCGCTATCAACCTAAGCCTGACTTGAGAGCAAAGGTGCGCTCTGAATGGGGGGTTGCAAGAGAAACTTTTTTGATTGGCAGAATTGGACGCCTTGACCCAATGAAGGACTATCCCACATTCCTCAAAGCAGCCGCTCTATTTTATAAACAAAGAAAAGATGCAAGGTTTGTCTGTGTGGGTAGTGGAACAGATAACTACTTGGACGAGCTACTTCAATTAGCCAAGCAGTTAGGTATTGCTGAACAAGTAATTTGGGCAGGATCCCGATCCGATATGCCAGCCGTATATAGTGCCCTCGATATTGCTTGTTCTTCTTCTTATGGTGAGGGTTTTCCCAATGTAATTGGCGAAGCAATGGCCTGTGGCGTCCCCTGTGTTGTTACCAATGTAGGAGATTCAGCATGGATTGTAGGAGATACAGGTATCATTGTTACCCCCCAAGATCCAGAAGCTTTAGCATCAGCTTTGCTCTCTTGTGGGGAACGAAACCTTGATGAAATGGGTCAAAAAGCACGGATTCGTATCGTAGAAAATTTCAGTGTAGATCAGTTAGTTAAGCAGACAACGGAGGTATTGTGGCAGAAGGTCTAA